In Stigmatella aurantiaca, one DNA window encodes the following:
- the larE gene encoding ATP-dependent sacrificial sulfur transferase LarE, with protein MLSPERIQALCDASRPKLEAMRAAIRAHGTALVAFSGGVDSTFVLKIAVEQLGEQALAVTALSASVAPEEEQEARELAARFGARHEVLTSNELANPQYAANPTNRCYFCKTELYDLCEARRQALGYAVVLDGFNADDFKDHRPGHKAAQEHHVQSPLAKAGLTKDEIRAWSHHLGLPTWDKPQMACLASRIPYGTSVTRERLFQIARAESELRRLGFRQFRVRYHEQVARLELAEEEYGRFLEASMRLEINRALKALGFQFVALDLEPFRSGRMNEAAGVGKPAQGFPLPVVS; from the coding sequence ATGCTGAGCCCCGAACGGATCCAGGCCTTGTGCGACGCTTCCCGCCCCAAGCTGGAGGCCATGCGCGCGGCGATTCGCGCCCACGGCACGGCGCTGGTGGCGTTCTCCGGCGGGGTGGACTCCACGTTCGTCCTGAAGATCGCCGTGGAGCAGCTGGGCGAGCAGGCCCTGGCCGTGACGGCGCTGTCCGCCTCGGTGGCCCCCGAGGAGGAGCAGGAGGCCCGGGAGCTGGCCGCCCGGTTCGGCGCCCGCCACGAGGTGCTGACGAGCAACGAGCTGGCCAACCCCCAGTACGCCGCCAACCCCACCAACCGCTGCTACTTCTGCAAGACGGAGCTGTACGACTTGTGCGAGGCCCGGCGCCAGGCGCTCGGCTACGCGGTGGTGCTGGACGGCTTCAACGCGGACGACTTCAAGGATCACCGCCCCGGGCACAAGGCCGCCCAGGAGCACCACGTGCAGTCGCCCCTGGCGAAGGCGGGGCTGACCAAGGACGAGATCCGCGCGTGGAGCCACCACCTGGGGCTGCCCACCTGGGACAAGCCGCAGATGGCGTGCCTCGCCTCGCGCATTCCGTATGGCACCTCGGTGACGCGCGAGCGCCTGTTCCAGATCGCCCGCGCGGAGTCCGAGCTGCGCCGGCTGGGCTTCCGCCAGTTCCGCGTCCGCTACCACGAGCAGGTGGCGCGGCTGGAGCTGGCGGAGGAGGAGTACGGCCGGTTCCTGGAGGCCAGCATGCGGCTGGAGATCAACCGCGCGCTCAAGGCCCTGGGCTTCCAGTTCGTGGCGTTGGATCTCGAGCCGTTCCGCTCGGGCCGCATGAACGAGGCCGCGGGGGTGGGCAAGCCCGCGCAGGGCTTTCCGCTCCCCGTGGTGAGCTGA
- the cysC gene encoding adenylyl-sulfate kinase — protein MPSTTGFTLWLTGMHGTGKTTIAAYIAARLRQVGRQVETLDEGEIGQELWQGLGDSKEERSTIVRRVGYVAQLLARNNVAVLVPCVSPYKSVREENRRTIGRYVEVYVDCPTETLIERDTTGKYKKALSGEIPNFIGITEPYEPPTSPEVTVHSDTESVEDGAAKIFQSLLDLGYMTSEELKIITGKKMKANPVPKKARRVEPAKADKPGKGTKARPATRAARVAKPTSTKKGAKRK, from the coding sequence ATGCCCAGCACTACTGGTTTCACGCTTTGGCTGACCGGCATGCATGGCACCGGCAAGACCACGATCGCCGCCTACATCGCCGCGCGGCTGCGTCAGGTGGGCCGCCAGGTGGAGACGCTCGACGAGGGTGAGATTGGCCAGGAGCTCTGGCAGGGCCTGGGGGACAGCAAGGAAGAGCGCTCCACCATCGTGCGCCGCGTGGGCTATGTGGCCCAGCTGCTGGCGCGCAACAACGTGGCGGTGCTCGTGCCGTGCGTGAGCCCCTACAAGAGCGTCCGTGAGGAGAACCGCCGGACCATCGGCCGCTATGTCGAGGTCTACGTCGACTGCCCCACCGAGACGCTGATCGAGCGCGACACCACGGGCAAGTACAAGAAGGCCCTGAGCGGGGAGATCCCCAACTTCATCGGCATCACCGAGCCGTACGAGCCGCCCACCTCCCCCGAGGTGACGGTGCACTCGGACACCGAGAGCGTGGAGGACGGCGCCGCGAAGATCTTCCAGTCCCTGCTGGACCTTGGCTACATGACGTCCGAGGAACTGAAGATCATCACCGGCAAGAAGATGAAGGCCAACCCCGTGCCGAAGAAGGCGCGGCGCGTCGAGCCCGCCAAGGCTGACAAGCCGGGCAAGGGCACCAAGGCCCGGCCGGCCACCCGCGCGGCCCGCGTGGCCAAGCCCACGAGCACCAAGAAGGGCGCGAAGCGCAAGTAG